One region of Flavobacterium sp. GSB-24 genomic DNA includes:
- a CDS encoding OmpA family protein, protein MKVNKLILIFLLSGFFLNVNAQNPFTNMNVKYADKKYSEYAYADAIKVYENLVTTETNNEGLIQRLANSYYFNGELKSALKWYEQLFMINPDQESEYLYRYAQSLKSAGNYRKSDEILQKFNEKAVLEKRADLIRNDKNYLEEIKENSGRFEIGDAGVNSHFSDYGSTTYNNKIIFTSARDTGGVVKTNFQWTNRSFSRLYSAVLMPDGSVGRPELLIKRKKDKFNESSPIFTKDGRTMYFTRNNFTDGKRRSNDKNVTLLKLYKAEWIDEEWKNIKELPFNSDQYSTAHPALSVDEKVLYFASDMPGTFGQSDIYKVTINEGGTFGTPENLGPSINTEGRETFPFISGDNELYFASDGRPGLGGLDIFAVRIKANGTFDEVLNVGEPVNSKQDDFAFSIDSKIRNGFFSSNRDSGQGLDDIYRFTETRRLICEQNLTGTVTDAESNELLANTSLTLFNDKFDPVGTIVTDEKGNYIFPAVKCGRKYTIRTAKTDYNAKEVSVNIQKDAETTLMIALNKVFVPLAAKKIEIKKVAISPVKLGSIKVGADLAKLLNLPMNFFDLGKATIKKTSEPQLMKVVNLLNEYPKMKLDIRSHTDSRSSSESNQILSEKRAQSTKNWLVQKGISEERLSAKGYGETQLVNKCADGVKCTEKQHMQNRRSEFIIIAI, encoded by the coding sequence TAACCACAGAAACTAATAACGAAGGATTAATTCAGCGTCTGGCAAACTCATATTATTTTAATGGAGAATTAAAAAGTGCCTTAAAATGGTATGAACAATTATTTATGATAAACCCAGACCAAGAATCTGAATATTTATACCGTTATGCACAATCTTTAAAATCAGCTGGAAACTACCGTAAATCGGATGAAATTCTACAGAAATTTAATGAAAAAGCGGTTTTAGAAAAGAGAGCCGATTTAATTCGAAATGATAAAAATTATTTAGAGGAAATAAAAGAAAATTCAGGTCGATTTGAAATTGGAGATGCGGGAGTTAATTCTCATTTTTCAGATTACGGAAGCACTACTTATAATAACAAAATAATTTTTACTTCGGCGCGCGATACAGGCGGAGTGGTTAAGACTAATTTTCAATGGACAAATAGATCTTTCTCAAGATTATATTCGGCTGTTTTAATGCCTGACGGAAGTGTTGGAAGACCTGAACTTTTAATAAAAAGAAAAAAAGACAAATTCAATGAGTCAAGTCCGATTTTCACAAAAGATGGTCGTACAATGTATTTTACCCGAAATAACTTTACTGATGGCAAGAGAAGAAGCAACGATAAAAATGTAACGCTTTTAAAATTGTACAAAGCAGAATGGATTGACGAAGAATGGAAAAACATAAAAGAACTTCCGTTTAACAGCGACCAATACAGTACTGCACATCCAGCGTTAAGTGTAGACGAAAAAGTATTGTATTTCGCGTCTGATATGCCAGGAACGTTTGGCCAGTCGGATATTTATAAAGTAACTATTAATGAAGGCGGTACATTTGGGACACCAGAAAACTTAGGACCTTCAATTAATACCGAAGGTAGAGAAACTTTTCCTTTTATTTCTGGAGACAACGAATTGTATTTTGCATCTGACGGACGCCCAGGTTTAGGCGGACTTGATATTTTTGCTGTTAGAATAAAAGCAAACGGAACTTTTGATGAAGTTTTAAATGTTGGGGAACCTGTAAACAGTAAACAAGACGATTTCGCTTTTAGCATTGACAGTAAAATTAGAAACGGATTTTTCTCTTCCAATAGAGACAGCGGTCAAGGGTTAGATGATATTTATCGATTTACAGAAACTAGAAGATTAATCTGTGAGCAAAACTTAACAGGAACAGTTACAGATGCAGAATCTAATGAACTGCTGGCCAATACTTCTCTTACTTTATTTAACGATAAGTTTGATCCAGTTGGAACAATCGTTACAGATGAAAAAGGAAATTACATTTTTCCTGCTGTAAAATGCGGCAGAAAATATACTATTAGAACAGCCAAAACAGATTACAACGCAAAAGAAGTTTCTGTAAATATCCAAAAAGACGCAGAAACAACATTAATGATTGCATTAAACAAAGTGTTTGTTCCTCTTGCTGCGAAAAAAATAGAAATCAAAAAAGTTGCAATAAGTCCAGTAAAATTAGGATCGATAAAAGTGGGAGCAGATTTGGCAAAACTATTAAATCTGCCAATGAACTTTTTTGATTTGGGCAAAGCAACAATCAAAAAGACATCAGAACCACAATTAATGAAAGTGGTAAATCTTTTAAATGAATATCCAAAAATGAAACTAGATATTCGTTCACACACCGACAGCCGTTCGTCATCAGAAAGCAATCAGATTCTTTCTGAAAAAAGAGCGCAATCGACAAAAAACTGGCTGGTACAAAAAGGAATAAGCGAAGAACGTTTATCTGCCAAAGGTTATGGAGAAACACAATTAGTAAACAAATGTGCAGACGGAGTTAAGTGCACCGAAAAACAACATATGCAAAATAGAAGAAGTGAGTTTATTATTATAGCGATTTAA
- a CDS encoding CBS domain-containing protein produces MTVDQILKAKGRNVYSVISNLTVYEALKVMGEKNIGAILIIDDNNLKGILSERDYARKIVLKDKSSKETFVHEIMESNVFTVKLSDNLEDCMELMSEKRIRHLPVLEDGVVVGIISISDVVKAIIEIQKDTINHLNSYISQ; encoded by the coding sequence ATGACTGTAGATCAAATACTTAAAGCAAAAGGAAGAAATGTCTATTCCGTTATTTCGAATTTAACGGTTTATGAAGCCTTAAAAGTAATGGGAGAAAAAAATATCGGAGCAATTTTAATTATTGACGATAATAATTTAAAAGGAATCTTATCTGAAAGAGATTATGCCCGTAAAATTGTTCTAAAAGATAAATCTTCTAAAGAAACTTTTGTTCATGAGATTATGGAAAGTAATGTTTTTACAGTAAAACTTTCAGATAATCTTGAAGATTGTATGGAACTTATGAGCGAAAAAAGAATCCGACACCTGCCTGTTTTAGAAGATGGAGTAGTAGTCGGAATAATCTCAATAAGCGATGTTGTTAAGGCAATTATAGAAATTCAAAAAGACACCATTAATCATTTGAATTCTTATATTTCTCAATAA
- a CDS encoding NADP-dependent malic enzyme, which produces MNKESKRREALLYHSEPTPGKIQVVPTKKYATQRDLSLAYSPGVAEPCLAIAENIDDVYKYTAKGNLVAVISNGTAVLGLGNIGPEAGKPVMEGKGLLFKIFSDIDVFDIEIGTENVEEFIQTVKNIAPTFGGINLEDIKAPESFEIERRLVEELNIPVMHDDQHGTAIISSAALINALELAGKKAEDVKVVVSGAGSAAIACTDLYVLLGVKVENVLMFNSKGLLTKDNPALSDLQLKYAVDGPKISLADAVKDADVFIGLSSGDILSPEMLLTMAKSPIVFAMANPNPEIDYNLAVETRKDVIMATGRSDFPNQVNNVLGFPYIFRGALDVRATKINEEMKMAAVKALAILAKEPVPEQVNVAYGATKLGFGQEYIIPKPFDPRLITVVAPAVAKAAMESGVAKNPITDWAAYEDNLRERMGNDNKMVRLITNRAKLDPKRIVFAEADQLNVLKAAQIVYEDGIGFPILLGNKEVILELKAELGFDADLEIIDPKTDEEEVRRNKFANSFWETRGRRGVSKLDAEKFMRERNYFAAMMVNEGEADALVTGYSRSYPSVVKPMMQLIEKAHNASLIATANMMLTSRGPMFLSDTAININPSAQDLINIAIMTSKTAKMFGIEPVIAMVSFSNFGSSSSASASKVREAVAYLHKNHPEMIVDGEIQADFALNPEMLQEKFPFSKLAGKKVNTLIFPNLESANITYKLLKELYKVNSIGPIMMGMGKPVHIFQLGASVEEMVNMAAIAVIDAQEKENKKNKISQ; this is translated from the coding sequence ATGAACAAAGAGAGTAAAAGAAGAGAAGCGTTACTGTACCATTCAGAGCCGACTCCAGGAAAAATTCAGGTAGTTCCAACAAAAAAATATGCAACCCAAAGAGACTTATCACTGGCTTATTCGCCGGGAGTTGCAGAACCATGTTTAGCAATTGCAGAAAACATTGATGACGTTTATAAATATACAGCAAAAGGAAATTTAGTAGCCGTAATCTCAAACGGTACAGCTGTTTTAGGACTAGGAAATATAGGCCCTGAAGCAGGAAAACCTGTAATGGAAGGGAAAGGTTTGTTATTCAAAATATTCTCTGATATTGATGTTTTTGATATCGAAATCGGCACCGAAAATGTTGAAGAATTTATTCAAACCGTAAAAAATATTGCTCCAACTTTTGGAGGTATTAATCTTGAAGATATTAAAGCGCCAGAATCTTTTGAAATCGAAAGAAGACTGGTAGAAGAATTAAATATTCCGGTAATGCACGATGACCAGCACGGAACAGCAATTATATCTTCAGCAGCTTTAATCAATGCACTTGAATTAGCAGGAAAAAAAGCAGAAGATGTAAAAGTAGTAGTTTCTGGAGCAGGATCTGCGGCAATTGCTTGTACTGATTTATACGTTTTATTAGGCGTGAAAGTAGAGAATGTTTTAATGTTCAACAGTAAAGGACTTTTAACAAAAGACAATCCTGCACTTTCAGATTTACAATTAAAATATGCTGTCGACGGACCAAAAATTTCTTTGGCAGATGCAGTAAAAGATGCTGATGTTTTCATCGGATTATCTTCTGGAGATATTCTTTCGCCAGAAATGTTACTAACAATGGCAAAAAGCCCGATCGTTTTTGCAATGGCAAATCCGAATCCGGAAATCGATTATAATTTAGCTGTAGAAACGCGTAAAGACGTTATTATGGCGACAGGACGTTCAGATTTTCCTAATCAGGTAAATAACGTTTTAGGTTTTCCTTACATTTTTAGAGGCGCACTAGACGTAAGAGCGACAAAAATTAACGAAGAAATGAAAATGGCTGCCGTAAAAGCGTTGGCTATTTTAGCAAAAGAACCAGTTCCAGAGCAGGTTAACGTAGCGTACGGTGCAACCAAATTAGGTTTCGGACAAGAATATATCATTCCAAAACCATTTGATCCTCGATTGATTACAGTTGTAGCGCCTGCAGTTGCAAAAGCAGCAATGGAATCTGGTGTAGCAAAAAATCCTATCACAGACTGGGCAGCTTATGAAGACAATCTTCGTGAGCGTATGGGTAATGATAATAAAATGGTGCGATTGATTACAAATCGTGCAAAATTAGATCCTAAAAGAATTGTTTTTGCTGAAGCAGATCAGTTAAATGTATTAAAAGCAGCACAAATTGTTTACGAAGACGGAATTGGATTCCCAATTTTATTAGGAAACAAAGAAGTGATTTTAGAATTGAAAGCAGAATTAGGTTTTGATGCTGATCTAGAAATCATTGATCCTAAGACAGATGAAGAAGAAGTAAGACGTAATAAATTTGCAAATTCGTTTTGGGAAACAAGAGGGCGCAGAGGTGTTTCAAAATTAGATGCGGAGAAATTCATGCGCGAAAGAAACTATTTTGCAGCCATGATGGTTAATGAAGGTGAAGCAGATGCTTTAGTTACTGGATATTCTAGAAGCTATCCTTCTGTTGTAAAACCAATGATGCAATTAATAGAAAAAGCACATAATGCCTCTCTAATTGCAACAGCAAACATGATGCTTACTTCTCGCGGGCCAATGTTTTTATCAGACACTGCAATCAACATTAATCCATCTGCACAAGATTTGATTAACATTGCAATTATGACTTCTAAAACAGCAAAAATGTTTGGTATTGAGCCTGTTATTGCAATGGTTTCATTCTCAAACTTTGGTTCTTCATCTAGCGCAAGCGCGTCAAAAGTTAGAGAAGCAGTTGCTTACTTACATAAAAATCATCCTGAAATGATCGTTGATGGAGAAATTCAGGCAGATTTTGCTTTAAATCCAGAAATGTTGCAGGAGAAATTCCCATTCTCTAAATTAGCTGGTAAAAAAGTAAATACATTGATTTTCCCTAATCTAGAGTCAGCAAATATCACTTATAAATTGTTGAAAGAATTGTATAAAGTGAATTCAATCGGACCAATTATGATGGGTATGGGTAAACCAGTTCACATTTTCCAATTAGGGGCAAGCGTAGAAGAAATGGTAAACATGGCTGCAATCGCTGTGATTGATGCACAGGAAAAAGAAAACAAAAAGAATAAAATCTCACAATAA
- the ruvA gene encoding Holliday junction branch migration protein RuvA, translated as MIAHLQGRLVEKNPTEVVIDCGGVGYQVNISLHTFSLIPNSENIKLYTHLQIKEDAHTLYGFAEKSEREIFRMLLSVSGIGAGIARTMLSSIEPKQIINAIASGDVGVIQSIKGIGNKTAQRVILDLKEKVLKLYDLDEVSVVQNNTNRDEALSALEVLGFVRKASEKVVEKIVKEDPEATVETIIKKALKSL; from the coding sequence ATGATAGCACATTTGCAGGGAAGATTAGTAGAAAAAAATCCTACAGAAGTTGTAATTGATTGTGGAGGAGTTGGTTATCAGGTGAATATATCACTGCATACCTTTTCTTTAATACCAAATTCTGAAAATATAAAATTGTATACGCATCTTCAAATAAAAGAAGATGCGCATACTTTATATGGTTTTGCAGAGAAATCGGAACGCGAAATTTTTAGAATGCTGCTTTCTGTTTCAGGAATCGGTGCAGGAATTGCGAGAACTATGCTTTCGTCAATAGAACCAAAACAAATTATAAATGCGATTGCATCAGGAGATGTAGGCGTAATTCAATCTATAAAAGGGATTGGGAACAAAACAGCACAAAGGGTTATACTTGATTTAAAGGAAAAAGTGTTAAAGTTGTACGATTTGGATGAAGTTTCAGTAGTTCAAAACAATACAAATAGAGATGAAGCGTTATCTGCTTTGGAAGTTTTAGGTTTTGTTCGTAAAGCGTCTGAAAAAGTAGTAGAAAAGATCGTTAAAGAAGATCCAGAAGCTACAGTAGAAACAATCATCAAAAAAGCTTTAAAAAGCTTATAA